A single region of the Homo sapiens chromosome 6 genomic scaffold, GRCh38.p14 alternate locus group ALT_REF_LOCI_1 HSCHR6_MHC_APD_CTG1 genome encodes:
- the MCCD1 gene encoding mitochondrial coiled-coil domain protein 1 precursor, with product MVLPLPWLSRYHFLRLLLPSWSLAPQGSHGCCSQNPKASMEEQTSSRGNGKMTSPPRGPGTHRTAELARAEELLEQQLELYQALLEGQEGAWEAQALVLKIQKLKEQMRRHQESLGGGA from the exons ATGGTCCTCCCTCTGCCCTGGCTCTCTCGGTACCATTTCCTTCGCCTCCTTCTGCCCTCCTGGTCCTTGGCACCCCAGGGCTCCCATGGGTGCTGCTCCCAAAACCCCAAAGCAAGCATGGAAGAGCAGACCAGCTCCAGAGGAAATGGGAAGATGACGTCCCCTCCCAGG GGCCCTGGGACCCACCGCACAGCTGAGCTGGCCCGAGCTGAAGAGTTGTTGGAGCAGCAGCTGGAGCTGTACCAGGCCCTCCTTGAAGGGCAGGAGGGAGCCTGGGAGGCCCAAGCCCTGGTGCTCAAGATCCAGAAGCTGAAGGAACAGATGAGGAGGCACCAAGAGAGCCTTGGAGGAGGCGCCTAA